CGCTGTCGAAAGTGTGGCTGCTTATCTTGCAGACGACGATGCAGAGGTCCACAACCTCACTCATGCCGCCGTGCAGAAAAATGCGATGGCCGCAGCGCTGAACCTGACAGCCCTTGTAGCGGACGCGGTCATCGAGCTGGCTGCCTCGAACGGGAGCAAGCCCCAGCAGATTCTTCGGTCGCTCGGGCAGGGGGAGACGGGTGAGTCGTGGTACTCGTCTGATCCGGCGAACCACAGCCCCGCCCAGCCCGGAGCCGTGCAGGTCGTCTACCCCGCTTCGCTGGACGACTACGACTGGGCGATGACTGAGGCCAAGGGCTGGATCGAGGTAGTCGTCCACTGGTCCGGGCGCGAGAAGGCGATTACCTTCTACGATCCGACCCGGTTGGCTCAGGAAGTGCAGAGTGCTATGAGGGTGCCTGGCTACTTCGCCGAGCGGGCTGTCGCCGTCGTACCGACGGTAACCAGGGAAGCGATCGAAGCTGCCGTCGCTCTGATGGCCCTGCGTGATTTCGCCGACGTCGGTTGAGGCGCTGCCCCTCAGACGGGCGAGCAGCGGCTACCGGCGTGGCAGACGCCCGCTCATCGGCAGATCCGCTCGCTGTCGTGCGGCAGCACCGGGTAGCCCCTGGCCCTTACACACCGTTACGTGGCTCTCGGCGAGACTGGCACGTGTTGGGGCCAGTTATGGCCGGACGTACATGTTGCTGGTCTTATCGACCGGCACGCGGCGCTGGCCGGGGTGCCATCCGGACGGCGGCCGTGGCGGGCGTAGACGGTTCCGGGAAGCGAGTTCCCCGGTTGGGATTCGGCCGTGGGCTGGGTGCCTCGATGGCGGTGGTGCGGTGGTCTCGCGGCTGCTCGGGCGGCTGGCCGGTCAGGATCGCCGCAGCAGGCTTGCGGGCGGTGGTGGAGGCGAACTGGTAGCCGCGCACGAGGACGGCGGGATCGGTCATGAGCACGGCGAAGTGGTCCAGGTCGGCGTGAGTGAGACCTTCGTGGAGAAGTTTGTGGTGCAGCTGGCGGGCGTTGTCGGCGAGGAGGCGGCAGCCAGGGCTGCCGCCGGTCCAGGTCTCGGCGGTCCACCGGGTGCGTACCTGCTCCAGCCCGTTGGTGGTGAGGATGGCAGGGGTCTTGTCGCCCCAGTGCAGGTCAACGCCGTTCGCGGACAGGACGTCGAGGATGCCGTGGACGACGTGGACGACGAGATCGCTGTCTGCGGTGCGGGGGCCGTGGGCGATGACGGGGGCGTAGACGATCTCGCCGAGGACGAGCCAACCGCCGGGTCGCAGCGTGGTGATCATCTGCTGGAGCAGGGCGTGCCGGTTGGGTAGGTGTTCGAGGACGCACCGCGCTACGGCCACGTCGACGCTGCCGGTGCTGACCGGGAGGGGCTGGGTGCGCAGGTCGCGTTGGTAGACGTCGAGGATGCCGGTGGGGTTGAGCAGGCTGGTGTCGATGTCGACGGCGGTGACCTTGCCGGCGGGACCGACGAGGTCACACAGACACGCCGCGATGGATCCGGCACCGGCACCGACGTCCAGGGCGTGCTGTCCGGCGGTGATGCCGATTCGGCGGAGCTCTGCGCGGGTGATGGGGTCGAGGATGTCCTGCAGGGGGTGCAACTGGGTGATGTGGTTGCGGAACTGGTACCGCGATGCTCTGGTGGTCATTGGTGTTCTCCTCGACATGGCAGGACTGGTCGGACAGCGTGAGTCAGTGCTGGCAGGGCAAGGTGTTCGCACACCTTGGTGGCGGGGCCGTCGGTGACGGATGGCCGTGGTGCACGGTGGCCTGCCCGCATGATCCCGAGCTCAACACCACGGCGCCGGCTACGTGGATGCCCAGCCCGGGCGGCGGGGAATACCAGGAGCGAGGGCGGGTCACCGGCTGCTCCCTAGCGGAGAGGGATCCTGTCGCGGGGGCCGTGGCTCGGTGTTGGTGGTGGGGGTGTCGAAGGCCAGGGTGGCGGTGACGAGTCGGTGGTCAGAGGGGTAGGGGCGTTGTGCCGGCACATGAACCCGGTAGCTGCCCGGGTGGACGTGGGGTCGCATGGCGGTGTTGGCGAGGAGCCAGTCGATGAGCAGGCTCCCGCCGGCGTCGACATCATTGTTGACGGTGGATAGCAGGGCTGTGTGGGGGCTGGCGGTCCAGGCGAGTTCGGCGATGGCGTGGAAGCCGCAGCCGTTGTCGCGGCGGTGGGTGTCGGGGTTCCAGCGGCCGATGAGGTGGTCGCCGGCGTCGGTGTCGGCGGTCCAGGTGCCGTCGGGGTGTTGGCGGGCTTTCTGGGCGCGGGCGCGGTAGCCGGCGGCTGCCCAGTCGCGTTGGGGCAGGTGGGGTGCGGACGCGGTGGAGTTGAGGTCGCCACCAGGATGAGGGGCATGTCGATGGTGCCGTAGCGGTCGAGTAGGGCGGCTTGTTGGCGGCGGCGGATGCCGCAGTGGGGGTCCCAGTGGGCGACGGCGGCGGCGAAGACGGTGCGGCTGTCGGGGTTGCCGGGGGTGCCGGTGTCGCGGATGGCGAAGAGGGCGATGTTGCGTTTGTCGGTGAAGGCGTGGGGGTCGTCGGGGGTGTGCCAGGAGCGCAGGGTCAGCAGGGTGGGGTCGTAGAGGATGGCTGGGGGGATGGGGCCGCGTGGGTCGTGGCCGAGCATGCCGACGTAGGGGCGGTCGAACCGGTCGGCGAGCAGTTCCGCGGCCTGGTGCAGGGGGTGCTGGCCGTGTTCGTGCCAGGTTTTGGCTTCGCAGAGCAGGATCAGCGCGGGCGGGGTGTCGACGTCGTGGAAGGCGTCGACGAGGGGGCGTAGGTCGCGGTGGCCGTTGCGGAGGCCGCCGGCTTCGAAGTTGAACAACGCGACAGGAATGATCATGATTGTCCCTCCTTGGCGGCGGGGCGGGGCCCGGGAGCTTGCTCGCGGTCGGGGTTGGGGGTGGCGTGGTCGCGTCGGGCGATGACCTGACGCACGCCGCCCCAGCCGAGAGGGATCTCCCAGTGCATGCCGATGGCGTCGAGGGCGGCGATCTGATCGCCGGTCAGAGTGCCGTCGCGTCGTGCGGTGCGCTGGCTGCTGAGCCACCGGGACAGGTCGACCTCGCCCTCCCGGTGGCCTTTGCGGGGATGCAGGTGCCCCTCACGCTGGTGGTAGGCGGCGGCTGATGCGAGGTTCCGTTGCCAGGCCGCCTCACGGATGGACCATTGGATGCCGAGTGCTTCCAGGGCGCGGACGCGGTCGGCGCTGAGACGGCCCTTGCGGTGCTCGACGCGTCGGGTGGCCAGCCAGTTGTAGAGGTCGACGCCGTTGACGATGAGGTGGTAGGGCACGTTCAGGTGGCCGTGTTCGGCGTGGAACTGTTGGGCGGCGGCGTACCCGTCGTGGTGGGCGGGGCGGATGGTCCAGTCGATGCCGAGGGCGTCGAGCGCGGCGACCCGGTCGGCCGGCAGGGTGCCAGCGCGGTGGGCGGTGCGTTGCTGCCACAGCCAGCCGTAGAGGTCGACACCATCCACGAGGTGGCCGTGGGGGACGCGTAGGTGACCGTGCTCGGCGTGGAATCGTTGCGCGCAGGCGAGTCCCCGTGGCCAGATCCGTTCCCGGGGCGCCCAGTCGAAGCCGAGCGCGTTGAGGTAGGCGACCTGGTCGTGGTCCAGGCGGGCGGCCTTGTGGTCGGCGCGTTGCCGAGCGGCCCACCGGTCCAGGCGGACGCCGTGCCGGACGTGACCCGTCGGGACCCTGGTGTGGCCGTGCGCGGTGTGGAAGTCGCGTAGAGCGCCGTAGCCGACCATCCAGTCGGAGGTGGTCTCCTCCAGAACCCGCACCGTCAGCTGCCGCAGCAACTGCTCTGGGGCGTATCCGTCGGGCAGGCGGACCAGCAGCCGCGGCGGCAGCTCCGCGGCCCCGGTGGACGCTTTGGTGCGCTGGTGGTCGAGGTCGGCGGCCAAGCCGCTGTCGTGCGCCCGCAACGCCCGCAGCGTCTGCAGCAGGGTGGCCCACCGGGCCATGTCCCCGGCGAGGTCGGAGGCGGTGTCGGCGGGGTCGTCCGGCAGCAGCACCGGCAACAGGATGGTGGCGATGCCGGAGCCGGCCGGGTTGCGGCGCAACGCCCGCCCGACAGCCTGGATGACGTCGGCCTGGGACTCCTTCGGCGCGGTGAACACCACCGCGTCCACCGCAGGCACGTCCACACCCTCGCCCAGGCAGCGCGAGTTGGAGAGCACCGTCCACCCGTCCTCGGGCGGGTCTGCCAACCGCCGCAGATGCAGGTGCCGCTGGCCGGTGCTCTGGGTGCCGTCGACGTGTCCCACCGTCAGCCGACCCTTCGGACGTTCCTCCTCGGGCAGGGATCCCACGGCGGCCGGCAACGTGCGGGCGAACTCCCGGCTGGCCCGCACCCGGGGCGTGAACACCAGCACCCGCCGCAGACCGAACTCCGCCGCTGCCCGGGCCAGGGCGGTCTGCACCACCACCGTCCGCAACGGCGCGGCACGCGCATGCACCACTGCAGCGGGATCCAGCTCCCGCAGCATCTCCAACGCCTGCGCGGAGGTGACGCCGATGGCGAGGATCCGGTAGTCGTCGAGCCAGCCGTCGTCGATGGCCCGCGAGAACGGGTACGTGTAACAGACAGGCCCGAACACCGACGCCTCATCCATCGACAGCACATCGCCACTACCGTCGGCGGCGCGTCGCCTGGCCGGCAGCAGCCGGGGCGTGGCCGACATGTACAGCCGCCGCCGCGCCGGCAGATGCTCGTCCCGGTGCACCAGCGCACCGTGCTTGCCCGCCCAGCCGGCCGTGTGGTGGGCCTCGTCCACGATCAGCAGGTCGGCGGTGATGCCGGCGGCATCAAGACCCCTGCCCACCATCTCGGCCGAGCGGTGGGTGACCAGTACAAGGTCCAACCCAGGCCGACCCGGCTGTCGCACCCACTCGGCGATCTCACCCGGATTCGTGGTTACCGGGCACGGCAGGTCGACCACCCGCACGGCGTCATCGGCGACGCTGCCGTCCCCGCACACCGCCAGCACCCGCGTCGGTGCACCAGCCCCGACCCACACGTCGAGGGTCTGCGCCAACAAGGTCAGCGACGGCACCGCCACCACCACCAGCCCGGACGGACACAACCGCACCCCAGCGTGCACCCCAACGATCGACTTCCCGCTGCCGCAGGCCGCCCGCACCTGACCACGACCACCACCGACCAAGGCCGCGACCACCGCGTCAACGGCCTCCCGCTGATAGCCACGCAACTCCGGCAGCCTCCCGCGCGCGACTGCGTCTGTCGTGCCGTCGGCGAACCGGTCTGGGTCGTGGTGCGGGGCTCCCTCCTCGGAGAGCGTGGGGCGCAGGTGGTGATGAATATGCACGTGGTGGTCCTCGTGGATGGGTGGGTATGGGAGCCTCGGCCCGGGGCGGCTGCCCGGCGGACGCGGGTGGGCATGGCCGCTAACCCGGCGGGCTGAAGCTCGTACGCCGACCATGACGGCCACGACGTCCGACAACAGGCGCACGGACGCCGACCGAGTGGCTCAGGGAGAGACGGACCCGCCAGCACGGACCGCAGCGGGACGGCGGGTCAGCAGGTGCTGGACGAGGGCGATCAACAGCCGTCGGACACTGTCGCGGTTCCGCACGTCGAGCTCGACGATCGGCACTTCTCCCGACAGGGCCAGGGCCTGGCGGATGTCGGACGCGGCGAAGCTGCGGGCACCGGGGAACGTGTTGACCGCGACGACGAACGGCAAGCGGACATGCTCGATGTAGTCCAAGTGCGCGAACGAGTCCTGCAGACGACGAACGTCGACGAGCACCACCGCCCCGACCGCGCCGCGCACGATCGCGTCCCACATGAACCAGAACCGCCTCTGCCCCGGCGTGCCGAACACGAACAGGGTGACGCCGTTGACCTCCAGCCGACCGAAGTCCATCGCCACCGTGGTCGTGGTCTTGCCCGGCGCGTGGGAGACATCGTCGGAGGCGACAGCGACCTCGGTGCTCAACGGGGCGATATCCGAAACCGTCTGCACCAGCGTGGTCTTTCCGACCCCGAACGGCCCCGTCAACGCGATCTTCAACCCGCTCTGCCCCGACACAGCTGCTCCTGGTGCGACTGGTGTGCTCACCGGTTGGCTCCTGCGGCGACGAGACGGCTGGCGTTTAACGACGTTGGCGTGCGCTGGTCGCCTATCGGCTCGGCGAACTGGTCACGCTCGGCGGTCCCGACCGGCAGGTCCGCGTCCCGACCGGACGCCCGCTGCTGGCTGCCACGTTGGCCGTTGGTGGCGGCCTGTCCTGGCTGCAGAGTCATCGATACCTCCCGAGGGTTGCTCGCGAGCAGTGTTGGATTCGGGCACTGCGTGGTCACCGACGATTGCGGAGACTTGTGCCGCGACATTCACGTAACCGCTTGGGCGCGCCTGTCGACTACCTCCGACACAGACTTTCGACACCGATTCGTATCGACCTTGGCGGCAATGGCTCGCCCATACGCTGCCGGCAGCGTCGAGTTGATGCTCTGTAGCGCCCAGGACCTGCGGGAGCGGCGGGATTCGTGGTGCTGCGCATGTCGAAGGTGCGTGTCGGGGGTGTTCGACACGGCGTCTCGCGCTGGCGATCGCCTGCCAGGGGCCGAGGTGCCGCATCACCGTCTGCGGGGCGGTCAGGGTTCGCTAGCGCACCGGACGGAAGAGCTGGTCGCTTTGCTGGCAGCGTCCGGACCGTTGATGCCGGCTTCACCCGCCCAAGGTGGTGCAGCATTGACCGCCGAAGGGTGGACCGGTCGCGCGGTAATAGTTGTGAACTGCCACCGAGGGTTGGGCGGGGCGAGACGCGGGTTCGCCGGTCGCGCCGTAGGCTGCCACGACGTGACGAGCATCGACATCGCCCAGACGACGGGCACGACCGCGGTGGCCGCGTGCGAGGTGGAGGTCAAGTACCAGGTCGGCGACCTCGCGGCGCTGGAAGCGGCTCTGGCCGCCCACGGTGTCGTCCTGTCAGCGCCGGTCGTTCAGGATGATCAGGCATACGCGCGGGTCGGCTGGGATTACGGCCAGTCCAAGATCGGGGTTCCGTTCGCGCGGCTGCGGACCGAGCGGGGACGGCATCTGCTGACGGTCAAGACGCCGGTGGCCAACGAGCAGTCGTGCGTCGAGCACGAGACCGAGGTGGCCGATCGGGAGCAGATGCACGCCGCGATCCAGCAGCTGGGCTTCTACCCGACGGTGCGCATCCGTAAGACCCGCCGCACCGCGACTCTCGGATTGATGTCGTTGTGCGTCGATCAGGTGGACGGCATCGGCGCGTTCCTGGAGATCGAGCGCATCGTCGATGGCGGCGAGTCGGGTGAGCGGGTCCAGGCCGAGCTTGACCGGTTCGCCGTCGCGCTGGGCGCGCCGCTACGGCGGACGAACGAGACCTATGACTCGCTGATCCGGGCGGCGAGGATGGCCGGGGTCTAGAACAGGGTCGCCGGCTCGGCTACCTGCGGCATGGGGCATATGTCGAGGGTGTCGACGGGCAGGTCGAGGTTCAGGGTGACTGCGGCGTGGTCGGTGAGGCGCTGCTCGCGGGGCTCCTGCAGGTAGCCGCCGCCCTGGAGCCGGCCGCGCAGGGCGGTGCCAACGTGCAGGTAGTCGAAGCGGTAGCCGTTGCCGGCCCGACCGAACCAGCTGTGCTGCGGGACGCCGGCGTAGAGGTGGTGGTGGGCGTCGGTGAGGCCGGCGTCGGCGAGGGCGTCGAACAGGGCGTACTCGAACGGCAGCCACACCCCGGGGTAGGGCGGCTGGTGGTCGCGGGGGATGACGTTGTAGTCCCCGCCGAGCACCAGATGTGCCCGCTCGTCGGCCTTCAGGCGGCCGAGGGTGTCGACGAGGGAGGCGAGGAACGCCCGTTTCCGTTCGACCTTGGCCGGGGCGCGGTCGCTGGACGGCACGTAGACGCCGAGGACCGTGACGGGCGGGTCGGTGTGAAC
The nucleotide sequence above comes from Micromonospora pallida. Encoded proteins:
- a CDS encoding GTP-binding protein — translated: MSGQSGLKIALTGPFGVGKTTLVQTVSDIAPLSTEVAVASDDVSHAPGKTTTTVAMDFGRLEVNGVTLFVFGTPGQRRFWFMWDAIVRGAVGAVVLVDVRRLQDSFAHLDYIEHVRLPFVVAVNTFPGARSFAASDIRQALALSGEVPIVELDVRNRDSVRRLLIALVQHLLTRRPAAVRAGGSVSP
- the cyaB gene encoding class IV adenylate cyclase; translation: MTSIDIAQTTGTTAVAACEVEVKYQVGDLAALEAALAAHGVVLSAPVVQDDQAYARVGWDYGQSKIGVPFARLRTERGRHLLTVKTPVANEQSCVEHETEVADREQMHAAIQQLGFYPTVRIRKTRRTATLGLMSLCVDQVDGIGAFLEIERIVDGGESGERVQAELDRFAVALGAPLRRTNETYDSLIRAARMAGV
- a CDS encoding DEAD/DEAH box helicase, whose product is MHIHHHLRPTLSEEGAPHHDPDRFADGTTDAVARGRLPELRGYQREAVDAVVAALVGGGRGQVRAACGSGKSIVGVHAGVRLCPSGLVVVAVPSLTLLAQTLDVWVGAGAPTRVLAVCGDGSVADDAVRVVDLPCPVTTNPGEIAEWVRQPGRPGLDLVLVTHRSAEMVGRGLDAAGITADLLIVDEAHHTAGWAGKHGALVHRDEHLPARRRLYMSATPRLLPARRRAADGSGDVLSMDEASVFGPVCYTYPFSRAIDDGWLDDYRILAIGVTSAQALEMLRELDPAAVVHARAAPLRTVVVQTALARAAAEFGLRRVLVFTPRVRASREFARTLPAAVGSLPEEERPKGRLTVGHVDGTQSTGQRHLHLRRLADPPEDGWTVLSNSRCLGEGVDVPAVDAVVFTAPKESQADVIQAVGRALRRNPAGSGIATILLPVLLPDDPADTASDLAGDMARWATLLQTLRALRAHDSGLAADLDHQRTKASTGAAELPPRLLVRLPDGYAPEQLLRQLTVRVLEETTSDWMVGYGALRDFHTAHGHTRVPTGHVRHGVRLDRWAARQRADHKAARLDHDQVAYLNALGFDWAPRERIWPRGLACAQRFHAEHGHLRVPHGHLVDGVDLYGWLWQQRTAHRAGTLPADRVAALDALGIDWTIRPAHHDGYAAAQQFHAEHGHLNVPYHLIVNGVDLYNWLATRRVEHRKGRLSADRVRALEALGIQWSIREAAWQRNLASAAAYHQREGHLHPRKGHREGEVDLSRWLSSQRTARRDGTLTGDQIAALDAIGMHWEIPLGWGGVRQVIARRDHATPNPDREQAPGPRPAAKEGQS
- a CDS encoding exodeoxyribonuclease III, producing MLSFLTVNIQAASRRRAEPLLRWLAGRPEQILLLTETSGGDGSAYLLDHFRRAGCHVLHPPLPGDRGAAMISRVPVTARPDITAGLTIPGRAVAATVHTDPPVTVLGVYVPSSDRAPAKVERKRAFLASLVDTLGRLKADERAHLVLGGDYNVIPRDHQPPYPGVWLPFEYALFDALADAGLTDAHHHLYAGVPQHSWFGRAGNGYRFDYLHVGTALRGRLQGGGYLQEPREQRLTDHAAVTLNLDLPVDTLDICPMPQVAEPATLF
- a CDS encoding methyltransferase domain-containing protein: MTTRASRYQFRNHITQLHPLQDILDPITRAELRRIGITAGQHALDVGAGAGSIAACLCDLVGPAGKVTAVDIDTSLLNPTGILDVYQRDLRTQPLPVSTGSVDVAVARCVLEHLPNRHALLQQMITTLRPGGWLVLGEIVYAPVIAHGPRTADSDLVVHVVHGILDVLSANGVDLHWGDKTPAILTTNGLEQVRTRWTAETWTGGSPGCRLLADNARQLHHKLLHEGLTHADLDHFAVLMTDPAVLVRGYQFASTTARKPAAAILTGQPPEQPRDHRTTAIEAPSPRPNPNRGTRFPEPSTPATAAVRMAPRPAPRAGR